The following proteins are encoded in a genomic region of Phragmites australis chromosome 9, lpPhrAust1.1, whole genome shotgun sequence:
- the LOC133929066 gene encoding zinc transporter 9-like, with translation MAANLKLAAFYLFAVASLPLLIVADCDCSASTDEGSDKARALTLKIIAIFCILVASSVGSAIPLLGQRFLALRPDTDLFFAVKGFAAGVILATAFVHILPVAFDKLGSPCLVNGPWQKFPFAGFIAMLASIATLVIDTIATGYFQRARANNTTAAVGDVETSEDGAAQLIRHRVISQVLELGIIVHSVIIGMSLGASESPSTIRPLVVALTFHQFFEGIGLGGCIVQAKFRLRSVLTMALFFSLTTPVGVVIGIGISSTYNENSPRTLIIEGVLDAAAAGILNYMALVDLLAEDFMNPRVQKNGMLQLIINVSLLIGTALMSMLAIWA, from the exons ATGGCTGCCAATCTCAAGCTTGCTGCCTTCTACCTCTTCGCCGTCGCCTCGCTCCCGCTTCTCATTGTCGCCGACTGCGACTGCTCGGCCTCCACCGATGAAGGCAGCGACAAGGCGAGGGCGCTCACGCTCAAGATCATCGCCATCTTCTGCATCCTCGTCGCGAGCTCCGTGGGCTCCGCGATCCCCTTGCTCGGCCAAAGGTTTCTCGCCCTCCGCCCCGACACCGACCTCTTCTTCGCAGTCAAGGGCTTCGCCGCCGGCGTCATCCTCGCCACGGCCTTCGTGCACATCCTCCCGGTCGCCTTCGACAAGCTCGGCTCACCGTGCCTCGTCAATGGGCCCTGGCAGAAGTTTCCGTTCGCGGGTTTCATCGCCATGCTCGCCTCCATCGCCACCCTCGTGATCGACACGATCGCCACGGGCTACTTCCAGCGCGCGCGCGCAAATAATACCACCGCGGCCGTCGGAGATGTAGAGACATCAGAAGACGGCGCCGCGCAGCTCATACGCCACCGCGTCATCTCGCAG GTGCTGGAGCTGGGGATCATTGTGCACTCGGTGATCATCGGGATGTCTTTAGGTGCATCTGAGAGTCCCAGCACGATCAGACCACTCGTGGTAGCGCTAACTTTCCATCAATTCTTCGAAGGGATTGGGCTCGGAGGATGCATTGTTCAG GCCAAATTCCGTCTGAGGTCAGTGCTGACAATGGCGCTCTTCTTTTCGCTCACTACGCCGGTCGGAGTCGTGATCGGCATCGGGATCTCGTCCACCTACAATGAGAACAGTCCCAGGACCCTGATCATCGAAGGGGTCCTCGACGCTGCAGCGGCCGGGATCCTAAACTACATGGCGCTCGTTGACCTTCTAGCCGAGGACTTCATGAACCCTAGGGTGCAGAAGAATGGGATGCTGCAGCTCATCATCAATGTATCGTTGCTGATTGGGACGGCGCTCATGTCCATGCTCGCCATATGGGCCTGA
- the LOC133929065 gene encoding zinc transporter 5-like, whose translation MAAPKAKLAAALCLLLLAVSLPALVAADCECSDDAAGRDKAGVLRLKIIAIFCILAGGAAGAAVPSLGHRFPALRPDTDLFLAVKAFAGGVILATGLVHILPAAFDALGSPCLVRGPWQKFPFAGMIAMLAAIATLMVDTVATGYFRRTIARKAAAVVDETPEPGHCEGDLEASDAHDGHAHGMFVLAPAPTAGDDLVRHRVISQVLELGVVVHSLIIGMSLGASDFPSTVRPLVPALTFHQLFEGIGLGGCIVQAKFRLKSVVAMALFFSLTTPVGIAIGIAISSVYDETSPTALVVQGFLEAAAAGILVYMALVDILAEDFMSARVQSRARLQLALNASLLLGAGMMSMLAIWA comes from the exons ATGGCCGCGCCCAAGGCCAAGCTCGCGGCCGcgctctgcctcctcctcctcgctgtGTCTCTGCCAGCTCTCGTCGCCGCGGATTGCGAATGCTCGGACGACGCCGCGGGCCGGGACAAGGCGGGGGTGCTGCGGCTGAAGATCATCGCGATCTTCTGCATCCTCGCGGGGGGCGCGGCCGGCGCGGCGGTGCCCTCCCTGGGCCACAGGTTCCCCGCGCTGCGGCCGGACACGGACCTGTTCCTCGCCGTCAAGGCCTTCGCCGGCGGCGTCATCCTCGCAACGGGGCTGGTGCACATCCTGCCCGCGGCCTTCGACGCGCTGGGCTCGCCGTGCCTCGTGCGCGGGCCATGGCAGAAGTTCCCGTTCGCCGGGATGATCGCCATGCTCGCCGCGATCGCCACCCTCATGGTGGACACCGTCGCCACGGGGTACTTCCGCCGGACGATCGCCAGAAAGGCCGCGGCCGTCGTCGACGAGACGCCGGAGCCCGGACATTGCGAAGGAGACTTGGAGGCCTCCGACGCGCACGACGGGCACGCGCACGGGATGTTCGTGCTGGCCCCCGCACCGACCGCCGGCGACGATCTCGTGCGCCACCGCGTCATCTCTCAG GTGCTGGAGCTGGGGGTGGTGGTGCACTCGCTGATCATCGGGATGTCGCTGGGCGCCTCGGATTTCCCGAGCACGGTGCGGCCGCTCGTCCCGGCGTTGACGTTCCACCAGCTCTTCGAGGGCATCGGCCTCGGCGGGTGCATTGTCCAG GCCAAGTTTCGCCTCAAGTCTGTGGTGGCGATGGCGCTCTTCTTCTCCCTCACGACCCCGGTTGGCATCGCCATCGGCATCGCGATATCCTCTGTGTACGACGAGACGAGCCCGACGGCGCTGGTCGTTCAGGGATTCCTCGAGGCCGCGGCGGCCGGGATCCTGGTCTACATGGCGCTCGTCGACATCCTCGCCGAGGACTTCATGAGCGCCAGGGTGCAGAGCAGGGCGCGCCTGCAGCTCGCGCTGAACGCCTCGCTCCTGCTCGGGGCTGGCATGATGTCCATGCTCGCCATCTGGGCATGA